In the Aythya fuligula isolate bAytFul2 chromosome 8, bAytFul2.pri, whole genome shotgun sequence genome, one interval contains:
- the SAMD13 gene encoding sterile alpha motif domain-containing protein 13 has translation MLTVDMENKENGSLDVKNSVENGRPLDPADWAVIDVVNYFRTAGFEEQASAFQEQEIDGKSLLLMTRNDVLTGLSLKLGPALKIYEYHVKPLQTQHLKNNSL, from the exons ATGCTAACCGTTGAcatggaaaacaaggaaaatggcTCTCTGGATGTCAAAAA TTCAGTAGAAAATGGAAGACCTCTGGATCCTGCTGACTGGGCTGTTATTGATGTTGTGAATTATTTTAGAACAGCTGGATTTGAAGAACAAGCCAGTGCTTTCCAAGAACAG GAAATTGATGGCAAATCATTACTGTTGATGACAAGAAATGATGTACTGACTGGACTTTCATTAAAACTGGGGCCTGCGCTGAAAATCTATGAATATCACGTAAAACCTCTACAGACACAACATCTAAAGAACAACTCTTTATAG